Proteins encoded together in one Bactrocera neohumeralis isolate Rockhampton chromosome 4, APGP_CSIRO_Bneo_wtdbg2-racon-allhic-juicebox.fasta_v2, whole genome shotgun sequence window:
- the LOC126757281 gene encoding uncharacterized protein LOC126757281: MKFYVGIIITVFFVCKRFAEAEQRYTVKNERFEHYDGVQETLFSADNARVIGRQRTLNGTLKFLEDMDNEHFMISVETFHSQPGDDSYKLLPIGIPRMPLCEGLKNYFAKVAQPSFVHGENTDFPYIPEEGLCPLPKGEYYFKNLTLKTDTWPTQLPRGNIKVKLTIFKDVVDIGAGAVVMKVEDGE, encoded by the exons ATGAAGTTCTACGTGGGCATCATTATAACGGTATTTTTTGTGTGCAAGAGATTTGCAGAG gCTGAACAACGTTACACGGTGAAAAATGAGCGTTTCGAGCATTACGATGGTGTGCAGGAGACTCTATTTTCTGCGGATAACGCTAGAGTTATCGGTCGTCAACGTACCTTGAATGGCACTTTGAAGTTTTTGGAAGACATGGACAACGAACACTTTATGATAAGTGTAGAAACTTTCCATTCTCAACCAGGAGATGATAGTTATAAGCTTTTACCCATAGGCATCCCGCGTATGCCCCTTTGTGAGGGTCTCAAAAACTATTTCGCTAAAGTAGCGCAACCGTCTTTTGTACATGGTGAGAACACTGATTTTCCTTACATACCTGAGGAGGGTTTGTGTCCCCTGCCGAAAGGTGAATATTACTTTAAGAATTTGACTTTAAAGACCGACACGTGGCCCACTCAGTTACCAAGGGGcaatataaaagtgaaattgacTATTTTCAAGGATGTAGTCGATATTGGCGCAGGCGCAGTGGTAATGAAAGTGGAAGATGGTGAATGA